The Citrus sinensis cultivar Valencia sweet orange chromosome 4, DVS_A1.0, whole genome shotgun sequence DNA segment tttcatataaaaacaccataaactataataaaattgattaacatatacaatatagaatattaaagcgttgtattcaattgaatatgatttatgttataataatttattatcttatttatattttttgagatatttattatttgctaatatttataatttgtaagggTGTagatgtaaaaatattagttttcagatttttttaagcaaaaaaaaaaaaaacaacttaatatttatttttagtgattaaaaaaaaaacaaacatatcattcaaattcagacattcatctttattcagaattcagactaatttaGTTCTATTaagatttcagataaaaaaacaaacgctacCTAAGTCTTGGccataattaatttaccaaaatctTCTCTTAGccataattaatttaccaaaattgAAGATTTGAAACTCTGACAATGACAACACGACTTACATCTCGCGGCAAAAGAAATATAACAATTGattgcaaaattttgaaaatttaaagttttccAACTTAACAAATGAAGAATGCGTAGGATAGGAAACAACTTCCCCTCGATTTCTTGCTATTTCCTGAGAAACTAACACACCCTcatcaacataatttttttttaaaaaaaacaaagggaAAAGAAAGCTTATCATCGAGAGGATCATTTACTCGAGTACAAAACGACGCATCATAACAGCCAGCACCATCATCAAGCCAACACATATCCCATGATTCAAGTAATCTATAATTACTAAAGTGAACAAAGACCAGTTCTAAAACAACAGAAATTCTACCAAGCTTTCTCTTCATTTCTCGCTTGTTTTCCTACAAACTCAACTCTAACCCACGACCCAACAAGCAGAGAAGAGAGCAAGTActaaagtgattttttttttctttatttaaaaaaaaaattgaaatagagattttattaaagaagATGAGATAAAAGAGGAAATGAGAAGGTTATGATAATAACTCAATGTCGTTTATGTATGTTGAAgttaaatgacaattttatgATTCTTACATCATCAAATTTGTAACAGGGTTATGATGGTAGTGGAAaagtgataaaattataaaattcgaGTAGAAAtctacaaaacaaaaattcatgtATCTTACATAATGTGATCAATGGATATTTGCTCTTATATTTACTAGAAAGGCTTTGGCAGTATAATCAAgctataataatatataaaaacatgAGTTTTATTAAaccatttataaaataaaggaatttatatgattatttaaaCAGACCTTAGGAGTGTTAGTTCTTTTGTTCCTAACTTTACATAATAACTTTTACACCATTTTTGAGCCCGGCATTGATATTCTATCAAGTGATGGAGATTTAATGAGTGTAGCTATGTTACCTGAGGAGTCACTTGTCCCTACTATTTACggcaaaatatataaaaaaaaattgataaataagtccaaactattttaaattctttacagTTAGGTCCATTGACCAAGTTTGACATTAAAATAgcttatttcacattttcattattaccttaaataaataaacttttattaattaatttaatatattgtaAAACTATGTATTACTAACTATTCACAGTTTATGAGGCAAAGCTTTAACTCTAGTAGTAAAGAACAACATTCATAGGACTCAAATTCTTAGTTCAAGCCTTACTAGTGTGCATgcgttaaataaaaaaaaatctttacaataaatgtaaatataaatttaatttcttgttcTATGTACTTAATGTTTTATTCCCATTTGAGCAAAGCTTTTTGCAATTTTGGTTGATTTCTCTTGTCTCATCTTCTGAACATTTCAAACGTAAAAATGATAATGCTGCTTTCGGTCAACACAGGCAAGGATCTAAAtgtgaaaaattgaaaaaagcaGGATTTATATATCAAATGTGGCTGAAGAAGAAGACATCAGTTCTTCTGTTGTCGTCCAGCTCTGAGGTGAACGTGCATATATAGTTTATGGGAATTAAGGATTGAGACACTAGATATATGTAAATGGTAACAAAAACACTTtctttgattgtaattatttgTGGGAAGGAGAAGAAGTAATTTACATTGGCAATTCTCTGTCTACACTAATTATAGGCAATGGTAAATTTCTTCTCAAGCTTACTTTTGGGAAACTTTCTCATTAAGTAATGTGCTTCATGTTCTTGAGATCAGATTCAATCTAATGCATGTCTGTTTTTGTGCTGAGTAAGACTCGAGGTAAAGTGTCTTttgagaataataaatttgtattaatatGGAATGGAGATATTTTTCAGGGAAGAGTTATTGTTCTGGAGAGCCCTTCAAACTTAatgtacaaatttaaaattaatcatttagaATTAACTGCCTTTAGATAAATAatgaagaattttaaatttgtacaatttgaaaaagggcagaaattttgttattatttattttgaatcttaatttttaataggcAGCAGACATCGGAGATTCATGTGTTTATTGGAGAAATTATGCTACAACAATATACTCACGGATATTTCACAATCACATACAATACGTCAATTTATAACTTCCTGGCAAAATGAGATGAAATGATCATCCGACCCTAATGACTTTTGCAAGACAATTGTCTGAAGGCCTTGGTACAGGTAAATACGCAACTGGACACTCAGGATTTTGTAGTTCAAGTCTGCAAAATAacatttgaattattattacatttataattttaaccaTTCCAAATTTAAACAATTGCAAAGGAATGCAGAGCACTGACAACGATTATAATGATTAAGTAACTTACTTGTAATTAaggagaaaataatgaaggaaAATGTAGATTTCGAGCTTGGTCAAATCAGCTCCAGGGCAAATCCATGGTCCACCTCCAAAGGGAATGTAAGATCCAGGTTTTGTTGTATGATTCTTATTGCAAGTAACGAAAATAGCATTGTCAGCCTCTACCTCCCTAATAACTAATATTTGCAATAAAGCCAAGctgatttaagaaattttgatagttttctaattgtaaatatcaagaCATTGTAAAAGATTCATTAGTAATACTTACATCCCATCTCGAAGGATCAAATTCTTTTGGATTAGTGTAAACTTCGGGATCCATATGAACACCTCTAGTCCAGACCAAAACTTGCCATCCTTTCGGTACCGTATAACCTTGGATATTAGCATCTACTTTTGCCTCCCTGAATATTGGTATGAAGAGACTGGATCGACGCATCGTTTCATCTATTAcctaaaacattaaaaaagaaattaagaatttttgtCCCACATGTAAATTGCAAGCTAAACATACAAATTTCATACCaaaattgttataaaatattgatcGATCGCATCCTCCCTTTTGTTTCTcgatattaataattttctcttgtgTTTTCGAACCCATTGAAAATCTtatgctgaaaaaaaaaattatattaactttcaattttttgcgtcttttactattatatccctaaaaaattttatttatttataaagaagtTTAGCAAATCGAGGGTAGAATAGTAAAACAACCAACTCTTTTTAAAGGCATGGGGTTTGAAGAGTTTGACACAAAAAGTGgaagatattaatttattaagaaaggCGGGCAGTGTTAATTGTTGTTACTTTTGTGGGAGTATTTTTTGGGGGGTTGTTTTGGTCATTTTCTTCTTAGCCTAGTAAGTATactcataaaataataatagttaataaatatgCAATTTCCCCCTCACGGCGCAGCCGAGTGGCTTCCAATCCTTTTCTTTAGGTGGCCATCTCAATTTAACTTTTGGGAGGATAGGAGGTTTCCCACTCATacctaacaaaaataataataatactattaaaaaatatgctaTTTTGCCTCGgcattattgttaaatttgtgTTAGGTCCACGTGATAACCAACAGCAGTCTACCTTGGCAAGATAGTCCATTTGCTTAATTTCCTCAAGCGTTAATCCTTTCTGAGTTGATGGTCTCCTCTTTATAATCTCCTCTTGCTCTTGCTGCCCAACGCAATATTGAATATTTGAGAATATAATAACTTGAATgtataataactaaaataccCTGTTTAGATTAGACAaatctcaaaataaatttatatataaaatttaagaaaaaactctaaaaacaaaaaactgaCCTTAGCTTTTTGCAGCATTTCTGGATGTTGATTAAGATAGAGTACTGCCCACATTGAAGCATGGGCAGAGCTTTCATGTCCAGCTAATAAGTTAATGATCAGTAGATCAATGATATGTACATCCTCCAACTTTTTACCATTCTCATCTTCAGCTTCTAGCAATAAATCAATCATCCCTTTCTGTCCTTTTTTCTGCTCAATTCCACTccttttcttcctttcttcCAAGACCTCTTCAAGTAACTTCACCAACAGTTTTCGTGCCTAATAATTAGGAACATAATGAAccttatctatttattatttaggaTATGAATATGATATGAATAGAATGTTAATTcagagcaaatattagatataagtattgttaaaaaattcttaaaaatacaATCAATTCGTCACTTtaacatacatacatacatacatacatacatagaCTACATATTAGACTGTACAAAGAGTACTTGTATTAAGAAAGATAACTTCGATTTTCTTATTGTTGGTGGACCCCTACAGACATTAGCTAAACCAACTCACTTTGTCGTTACTTGTTGCGTGGAGAAACATTTCATTGCCATGGGAACTAAGGGTGGATAAAAAACTCGGTGGTGCCCACtgaaaagtcaaatcaaaTTGAGCCGGGATtcggtttaaaaaaataaaaataaaaatcgatggattatataaaaagaaaaatcgaaaATCGAAAAAACCACTAGGTACAcaagaattaattaagaaaataaaaaaattaaaccaaacCAAAAGTTGACCCAACTCAATTCAATTCACTTTGctttatatattgaataaaaatcaatGGATTCAGTTCAATCAGGAATCGAACCAAGTTAAACTGACCCTTGACCACCCCAAATGGGAAACATAAGTATGCTTGTTAAACAGATCTAACACCGTAATGCATGGTACAAAGTCCTCCAGCTAagtttcaccttttttttccttttcacataaaagaaggaaaataaagacACTTTAATAAGGGATCCAGCATTTAGTTAAAATGTAAGATCTACAAATGTTTGTGATACATGATTAGAATCTAGTGGGCTAAATTTTTTaggataataaaaatatatacgtaaataatttttttcatgatGAGAGTAATAAATGAAGATTAATTACATACCTTGAGTGCTCCATGAAAAGCAAAACCAGGGATATTAATGGCCGGAGATCTTAATCCAAGAAGTAAATCAGTGTAGTATTTCTCCATCAACTCAAGAAGATGATCACTAGTTGTTCCGAAAACAATGTGACCAATGACCTTAAAAGCAAGCTTCCTCATCTCAAACAAGAACACCACAGGCTTGTTGATGCTACCCAATTCATCCAACATATCAATTACAATGTCCTCAATGTATCCAACGTACATGGTCAGTGCCTTGTCACCTCTGAATGGATTTGTTGTTAGCTTTCTCAAACGCTTGTGTTCTTCAGTCGAAAGAGAAACCGTTTGCTTCCCCAATAATTCCTTTGTGGATTCAGGGTTCCCTCttccaaatttttcattatccaTCAACACATGCTTGCATGTTTCAGGTGTGCACACTACTATACTTGGGCTCCAAAATAGGTGACCCTTGTATACACCTGTGCGCCCATATCTGTAATCACATGATCtcaaaatttaaggaaaaaaatgttgttttgcCTGAATAAAAAGTATAATGAGATgcaaaatctcaaaataaaaatataaaaaataaataaattataataataatggtattcttaaatcataataaattatagtgatgatccttttaaaattttttaatttcatttcctAATTTTAGATCTATGTAATTTTACGTGAGAATATATGTAGAATTTTGTTagagataaaattgattctcaaaatcataatttgaaaaattacttatCCCTAAGatattatcaaatatcaaaaaaagtttttaaaatttcaaaatcacttttaaaccACCCAACTCTTTAGCatcttaaaaaatgaaaaaaaaaacttaaatagaaagtttattcatataaaattaaattagtaattttattttaactgcAATACGAAAATTCTAAAGAATAATTTTCGCCTGGCGCCTCAAATTCTCTTGAAACTTCACTGCTGCGGGCAAAATAGGAGAGTTGAAACAAAATAACGCACGCACACTCATATAGATcagaatttaacaaaattaaatgttaaaattgaatatattttaaattttaaatacctGTCAACTAAGCAATGGATGAAGGAATCAGGGTCAGACGATCTGAAAGCTTTGATTAAGGACAACATATTGCCCAGCAAAGGCCAGCCCATTTCACCAGGAGGCAGtgaatttttcttctctcccAATCTGCCAACGTAATACCACTCGTTTATTTTCTTCAGAAATCCAAACATAACGACGAGACTTCCAAGAAACATGGCAAGCATAGGCCACAAAAAATTCGAATCCATTTTGATGACGGTGTCTGTTATGTTCTTCAGTGCATACAAAATCTGCTTTTATAACACACTTACATAGCTGAACTTGCTGAGCCCCACTTCTTGTCATTTTCTCACTCGGCTAAATGCTTATTCATTCAGTTATTTCTAGTTTGACCTCATAATTGCGAACAGTTATTATAACAATGTAAATGTTTGAATCACatataatgttgaataaaatttatttatatattttaaatatatatgtaaagtattttcttattgtgtatatataataattgataattaaaatagatattttatattattaatttattttttgttttcttatctcaatataattagtaataataacagtCCCTTTAAAGTTAAacattttatttcctaattaataaataaaattttggatttttacaatatatatgaggtataaaattaattctcaaaattaaattatgaaaaattactcttttttgatttacaaaatctattgtgaaataggtgattttgtcaaaagtaatctctaaaaaaatttatcaaacactaaaattaatttttaacttttcaaaattacttttgagccTTCTAAATACAATTTCAAAAGGGTCCTTAATCagccaaaatttttttgttatataattatttttgttgaaatcAATCTCATTATTCTCTATTTTTCTACAGCGGTGCTTGtttgacttatttaaatttgaagctatatcaaataagaatactcaaacaaaaattaaatccaagTGTTATAGAACGAAACAAACTTTCTGAGTAAAGTTTTAAATGACAAATTCACTTTTATGTTTAAAGCTActaaatttcttcatttaataaaaagatcaTTCCTTTAACACTCTATTTACGCTTTACTATTTTTCACTTCTCCTCACTTTCCTTTTAACTatagtataaatttttttaatgtaaattctctatttaacattttcacatttctattcaaacaataaatataataaaataaaatattatttttgtaacgctttgaattatttttattttactattgttttaattaatattttatcgattagaaacaaaaataaactttttaatttctatttttctattcttctgttgatttttttttttaaaaaaatttgccttgtaaagaattttatagCAATAATTTATTACCAAAAATATGTTCCCAAACCTCAAATTCAAtgctgattttgttttttttttaagaaagcaacaatataaataaaagggaaaaggaAAATCGAAACAATGTATTTAGGGAAATAGATAAAACGATCttctaatattttctaaaacgACGGACAAACCTTATCTGTGGCAAATTTTGTTCGTTTAGATccaaaaatagtaatttaatatatttactcTAGAGATAAACGTCACAAAATCtgattagttattttattttatttttgtaattagaaaatttaaatattaatatacagtaattaatttttaattaaataaaataacatctGATAGCCAATTAATAtttcaagtaatttaatttatcttgacggaagtttttattttaatatttgaaaattgataataaCTACATTAActactattttaaatttagaaataggGATTAGAAATAGTAGTTATATGTGGAGAATTTAGTgcttcataaaatattttaattcgaGATTTTCTTAGAGAATATTACATTGTGATCCACACACTCCATCTTGATTTTGATGTTTGATTTTTGTCTTAATGTAATTGATTCATGCTAGTAGCTTCgattaattctttaattaaaaaaatcaataacttAATAgctctttataatttttcccttaaaaaaagataaaaaaaaggacGTCCATTTTTGACTTCACTGTCAtgctatcttttttttttaaataaaaattaaagataaattatgaaataaacatTTCATATAAATGAGCAAAGGGAAAAAGCTATGATGATAGGGAACGGGTGGTGTTGGTCATACTATGGCTCCACtcatattaattaagaaataaaaaactgaTATGTATAGTGTTTGAATTTTACCAGGAAGGAcagtgaattaattaaaagtataTAATGATGGACGAGTCAAAACTGTACTACAATAATAAACGATTTAAAACAGTGAGCATGACATTGACGATGCAATAAAGTCGGAGCCATTCATGGAACAAAGTCCAAGATGGAGTGATGAAACGATGTACATACATACCCCAtctatctttttaaattaaaaaaaaaaaatgatgtgcATCGTTCTTATGCGCTTCAATTAGTGTTTGTAGTCatatatatcaattttttttttttttttgtgtttgtatATTCCACCCGTAATGAAAACATATTCCGTTAAATTTAAGAGTGatattatgttatatgatATGAAATATGTAgtaattcttgaattgtcacttaaaataaataaaagaaagagagtaaatatttgtttactcCTTATACTCTGAATTAAGTATTTGTATAATCCCCctagtctttcttttgtttacaATAATAACTTTACAACAGtctttacaataattttaaattttaaataccaaattaatatcaagttaactttaaaagtaaaataatagcaggaaattttaatattaatttttacttattttcataattaatttgatgaattaacattttttttattaaagtcccCAAGAATATTGTAAGGATATTTtgtaaaagttgaaaaaagtAAGGACAAAGGGGTAATATGTTTAATAACATGAGTaccttgagatattttttaaaatattaaaattaaatgggcATTTAACTTACAATATAAGAACTAAACACGTattaactttgaaaaattagaaCATATGAAACAATTGAGTTGCCATCCATGACAActcattaatttactatatGTTACATTATATGTAATATAGTCTAAACCTAAAGTTAAATATGttacttttgttttcattGTAAGAGTTaagttaattgaagcattaagCTGGGCCAGAAgacaatcaaataatttttaagacaaaagaaatgagatttttttttctttttataagaatccccaaaaaatttcaaaaatcccATGATCATTTCTTATACTCACTTGTATGAAATTTTCATGTCACAAGAATACATATGAAAAATTACTCACAAGTacaattacaatttaaaaaaaaatcaagattgCCGTTGACAACCACCTCACATAAAATCTTGTctttcttcctctctctcttcaatcCCCAATATCATATATAGATAAAATAATGTTAgagatcttaatttttaagtcttaatttaaaattataacttgTATAGTATTCAACTATTGGATAGAGATGATATGTAGAATTTTTAAGTAGAAGTGAAACTGAGATAAAAGTAGTAAATAAAGAGGAAATATTGCAGTAATAGCTTTTTTCTCATTACCATTCCAATATTTCCACATTACACACATATATCCTCTAAACTTTACACATACCAAGCTAagtaataaaaagaacaatatCAGAATAATTTGGAGCATGACTAGACTCATGCTAAAAATTAGTAGCCAAATCCAACGGAACCCACTAAGATCCCTAACTAACAAAATTCTAACCAACTTTACCAAGTCTTGATCAAGTTTTGACACTGACCAAGTCTTCCACTTCTGCTTGccaattgtgtgtgtaatCTCACGCATATTGAGTAATATATCATTTCCTACACTTTAGAACCACCTTGCCCACAAGGTCAAAGTCAGGGTGAGTCTTTGAGAATCGGCCACAATTTTGCTAAGTAGCATGCTCGACTAGTGCTTAAatccttttaattattaacagATGGCATGAGCAACACATGATCTTCGATTATAAATAGTTGCAGCTTTTGGCTTGTCATAATAACACAACAGTCTTTTATGATGAGCCTGTACTTCTTAGTTAGATAGCCACTAGATACTTGGATAGGAGGAGGAGCAAAGACATTGGTTATTTCGTTAACCTTAGAAGGTGGACCTTAGACCCAGTAGAACTATTTAGGGCTGAACTGCACACAGAAACAGAAGGTGGTATAGAAAAGTGACTGGTAGATTGAGAGAGTGAATTTTTCACCTCAATCAGTCTTGGCACACCAATGTTCTTTGCCAGGTTAAGTGGCTTTTTAATCTTAACATATGGTTGTATATCATCCTAAAGATCTTCAATGAAGCAACCAACTAAAAACTTTTT contains these protein-coding regions:
- the LOC102613483 gene encoding beta-amyrin 11-oxidase-like isoform X2, whose amino-acid sequence is MDSNFLWPMLAMFLGSLVVMFGFLKKINEWYYVGRLGEKKNSLPPGEMGWPLLGNMLSLIKAFRSSDPDSFIHCLVDRYGRTGVYKGHLFWSPSIVVCTPETCKHVLMDNEKFGRGNPESTKELLGKQTVSLSTEEHKRLRKLTTNPFRGDKALTMYVGYIEDIVIDMLDELGSINKPVVFLFEMRKLAFKVIGHIVFGTTSDHLLELMEKYYTDLLLGLRSPAINIPGFAFHGALKLLEEVLEERKKRSGIEQKKGQKGMIDLLLEAEDENGKKLEDVHIIDLLIINLLAGHESSAHASMWAVLYLNQHPEMLQKAKQEQEEIIKRRPSTQKGLTLEEIKQMDYLAKVIDETMRRSSLFIPIFREAKVDANIQGYTVPKGWQVLVWTRGVHMDPEVYTNPKEFDPSRWDNHTTKPGSYIPFGGGPWICPGADLTKLEIYIFLHYFLLNYKLELQNPECPVAYLPVPRPSDNCLAKVIRVG
- the LOC102613483 gene encoding beta-amyrin 11-oxidase-like isoform X1; the protein is MDSNFLWPMLAMFLGSLVVMFGFLKKINEWYYVGRLGEKKNSLPPGEMGWPLLGNMLSLIKAFRSSDPDSFIHCLVDRYGRTGVYKGHLFWSPSIVVCTPETCKHVLMDNEKFGRGNPESTKELLGKQTVSLSTEEHKRLRKLTTNPFRGDKALTMYVGYIEDIVIDMLDELGSINKPVVFLFEMRKLAFKVIGHIVFGTTSDHLLELMEKYYTDLLLGLRSPAINIPGFAFHGALKARKLLVKLLEEVLEERKKRSGIEQKKGQKGMIDLLLEAEDENGKKLEDVHIIDLLIINLLAGHESSAHASMWAVLYLNQHPEMLQKAKQEQEEIIKRRPSTQKGLTLEEIKQMDYLAKVIDETMRRSSLFIPIFREAKVDANIQGYTVPKGWQVLVWTRGVHMDPEVYTNPKEFDPSRWDNHTTKPGSYIPFGGGPWICPGADLTKLEIYIFLHYFLLNYKLELQNPECPVAYLPVPRPSDNCLAKVIRVG